Proteins from a genomic interval of Tenacibaculum sp. SZ-18:
- the moeB gene encoding molybdopterin-synthase adenylyltransferase MoeB: MMLNKEEQIQYNRHLILDKIGETGQLKLKKSKVLVIGAGGLGCPILQYLTAAGVGNIGIIDDDVVDQSNLQRQILYTIDDVGVSKAETAVKRLSRLNPFIQFDVYNEKLSKDNAVALFEKYDIIVDGSDNFQTRYLSNDAAVLVNKPLVYGSIFKFEGQVSVFNYKQSATYRCIYPTPPNPGSIPNCSEIGVVGVLPGIIGSLQANEVIKIICGVGEVLANKLMIFDVLSMRQMILNFNRTSNADIQNLEANYDFFCGITSAKTEITFQELQQKLEKYNLLDVREDWERSQHHIGGQHIPLGQISERFTEILNDKPLVVYCKSGIRSKFAIEFLEEQPVSYELINLKGGLS, encoded by the coding sequence ATAATGCTAAATAAAGAGGAGCAAATACAATATAATCGTCATCTTATTCTGGATAAAATAGGAGAAACTGGACAATTAAAATTGAAGAAATCTAAAGTTTTGGTTATCGGAGCAGGTGGTTTAGGTTGTCCAATTTTACAGTATTTAACGGCTGCAGGTGTGGGAAATATTGGAATTATTGATGATGATGTTGTCGATCAAAGTAATCTGCAACGTCAAATACTTTATACTATTGATGATGTTGGCGTGTCCAAGGCGGAGACGGCTGTAAAGAGGTTATCAAGATTAAATCCTTTTATTCAATTTGATGTTTACAACGAAAAACTTTCAAAAGATAATGCAGTAGCATTATTTGAAAAATACGATATTATTGTTGACGGGAGTGATAATTTTCAAACAAGGTATTTATCAAATGATGCTGCTGTTTTAGTAAATAAGCCACTCGTTTACGGATCAATTTTTAAGTTTGAAGGTCAAGTAAGTGTTTTTAACTATAAACAAAGTGCTACTTACCGTTGCATATATCCAACACCACCAAATCCTGGATCTATTCCTAATTGTTCTGAAATAGGAGTTGTTGGAGTTTTACCTGGAATTATAGGAAGTTTACAAGCCAATGAGGTAATTAAGATTATTTGTGGAGTAGGAGAAGTATTAGCTAATAAATTAATGATTTTTGATGTGCTTTCAATGCGTCAGATGATTTTGAATTTTAATAGAACTTCGAATGCAGATATTCAAAACTTAGAGGCGAATTATGATTTTTTCTGTGGAATTACTTCAGCTAAAACTGAAATAACTTTTCAAGAATTACAACAAAAATTAGAAAAGTACAACTTATTAGATGTTCGTGAAGATTGGGAAAGGTCACAACATCATATCGGAGGACAACACATTCCTTTAGGTCAAATATCAGAACGTTTTACAGAAATTTTAAATGATAAACCATTAGTTGTTTATTGTAAATCAGGAATTAGAAGTAAATTTGCTATTGAATTTTTAGAAGAACAGCCAGTCTCGTATGAATTGATAAATTTAAAAGGAGGCTTGTCTTAA
- a CDS encoding thiamine phosphate synthase, whose amino-acid sequence MDNIYYISQGNSPKEHLENIKNVLESGVKLVQLRMKDIEQEIFLETAVDAKRICDSNNAQLIINDNVEVAKTVNSFGLHIGKEDMKPLDARAILSEETIIGGTANTIEDCRFLATQKVNYIGLGPFRFTNTKKKLSPILGLEGYQQIISQLRKEGIELPVYAIGGITKNDFQELYKTGVNGIAISGILSNKPVEEIKELIAS is encoded by the coding sequence ATGGATAATATCTATTATATATCTCAAGGAAATTCTCCTAAAGAACATTTAGAGAATATTAAAAATGTACTTGAATCTGGAGTAAAGCTTGTTCAATTACGAATGAAAGATATAGAACAAGAAATATTTCTCGAAACAGCCGTTGATGCAAAAAGAATATGTGATTCGAATAATGCACAACTTATAATAAATGATAATGTTGAAGTAGCTAAAACAGTCAATTCTTTTGGACTACATATTGGAAAAGAAGATATGAAACCTTTGGATGCTAGAGCTATTTTAAGTGAAGAAACCATAATTGGCGGAACCGCAAACACAATTGAAGATTGTAGGTTCTTAGCTACTCAAAAGGTAAACTATATTGGTTTAGGTCCTTTTAGATTTACAAACACAAAGAAAAAATTAAGTCCAATTTTAGGGTTAGAAGGATATCAACAGATTATTTCTCAATTACGAAAGGAAGGAATTGAATTACCGGTTTATGCAATTGGAGGAATAACGAAGAATGATTTTCAAGAATTATATAAAACTGGTGTCAATGGAATTGCGATTTCTGGAATTTTATCGAATAAACCAGTGGAAGAAATTAAAGAATTAATAGCTAGTTAA
- a CDS encoding ABC transporter ATP-binding protein, with the protein MIQVNEIYKSFGEAHVLNGISTSFEEGKTSLIIGQSGAGKTVFLKSLLGLHEPEKGTIVYNGKINKEMTIEEKRDFRQELGMVFQGSALFDSLNVEENVTFPLKMFTIQSKEEMLDRANFVLKRVNLENSNKKLPAELSGGMQKRVAIARAIVMNPKYLFCDEPNSGLDPSTSILIDNLIKEITEEYKMTTVINTHDMNSVMEIGDKIVFLKNGVKAWEGSSKEIFKTDNKAVVDFVYSSNLFKKVREAYLKE; encoded by the coding sequence ATGATTCAGGTAAATGAAATATATAAAAGTTTTGGAGAAGCTCATGTTTTAAACGGGATTTCTACATCATTTGAAGAAGGAAAAACAAGTTTGATTATAGGGCAAAGCGGAGCTGGAAAAACTGTTTTTTTGAAGAGTTTGTTGGGATTACACGAACCAGAGAAAGGTACAATTGTATATAATGGGAAGATCAATAAAGAAATGACTATTGAGGAGAAGCGTGATTTTAGACAAGAGTTAGGTATGGTATTTCAAGGTAGTGCTTTGTTTGATTCCTTAAATGTAGAAGAGAATGTAACGTTTCCATTAAAGATGTTTACCATACAGTCAAAAGAAGAAATGCTTGATAGAGCTAATTTTGTATTGAAAAGAGTAAACCTTGAAAATTCTAATAAAAAACTCCCTGCTGAATTATCGGGTGGAATGCAGAAAAGGGTGGCAATTGCAAGAGCAATTGTAATGAATCCGAAGTATCTTTTTTGCGATGAGCCAAATTCTGGTTTAGATCCAAGTACATCAATTTTAATAGATAACTTAATTAAAGAGATTACAGAGGAATATAAGATGACTACTGTAATTAATACACATGATATGAATTCTGTGATGGAGATAGGAGATAAGATTGTTTTCTTGAAAAATGGAGTGAAAGCATGGGAGGGAAGTAGTAAAGAAATATTCAAAACCGATAATAAAGCAGTTGTTGATTTTGTGTATTCTTCTAATTTATTCAAAAAAGTAAGAGAAGCGTATTTAAAAGAGTAA
- the ctlX gene encoding citrulline utilization hydrolase CtlX, whose translation MKQTTNTILMIRPVGFRMNEQTAVNNYYQKVLENVLPATVNAKAQEEFDNYVEKLRGFGVNVIVVSDTTETDTPDSIFPNNWISFHENGTVGLYPMFAENRRLERREDILDILEEQGFIIDGVIDYTSGEEENVFLEGTGSLLLDRVNRKAYCALSPRADEALFIEFCEDFEYTPVVFTAYQTVNRERKAIYHTNVMMCLAETFAVICLASIDDKKERKNVVKNLKDDGKEVIDITEAQVNNFAGNMLQVRGASDERFLVMSQAAYDCLTKDQINKIENHCRIISSSLDIIEGCGGGSARCMMAEVFLPRKI comes from the coding sequence ATGAAACAAACAACGAATACGATATTGATGATTCGTCCTGTCGGTTTTAGGATGAATGAACAAACAGCTGTAAATAATTATTATCAAAAAGTTTTGGAGAATGTTTTACCTGCAACTGTAAATGCAAAAGCACAAGAAGAATTTGATAATTATGTTGAAAAATTAAGAGGTTTTGGAGTGAATGTAATTGTGGTGTCTGATACAACTGAAACAGATACTCCAGATTCTATTTTTCCTAATAACTGGATTTCTTTCCATGAAAATGGAACGGTTGGATTATACCCAATGTTTGCTGAAAATAGAAGATTAGAAAGAAGAGAAGATATTTTAGATATACTTGAGGAACAGGGATTTATTATAGATGGTGTTATCGATTATACTTCGGGAGAAGAGGAAAATGTATTTTTAGAAGGAACTGGAAGCTTGCTATTAGATAGAGTTAATAGAAAAGCATATTGTGCGTTGTCTCCTAGAGCAGATGAAGCTTTGTTTATCGAGTTCTGCGAAGATTTTGAATATACTCCAGTTGTATTTACAGCTTATCAAACAGTTAACAGAGAGCGAAAGGCTATATATCATACAAATGTAATGATGTGTTTAGCGGAAACTTTTGCAGTTATCTGTTTAGCTTCAATAGATGATAAAAAAGAACGAAAAAATGTTGTCAAGAATTTAAAAGATGATGGAAAAGAAGTGATTGATATTACAGAAGCACAAGTGAATAATTTTGCTGGTAATATGTTGCAGGTTAGAGGAGCAAGTGATGAACGCTTTTTGGTAATGAGCCAAGCGGCTTACGATTGCTTAACTAAAGATCAAATTAATAAAATTGAAAACCATTGTAGGATTATTTCTAGTTCTTTAGATATCATTGAAGGATGCGGTGGTGGAAGTGCTCGCTGTATGATGGCAGAGGTTTTTCTTCCTAGAAAAATTTAA
- a CDS encoding alpha/beta hydrolase fold domain-containing protein — translation MLRKLTFFILRAMGIKKIFSESPINYKKLRKTDRKKLPKSFYKKFNVGELDIEETKIYKIENKGETAKELVIFIHGGAFISGPAEHHWKAVEKIVKYSGKNVWLLDYPKAPEYTIKQICDNIDAVFEFAIQTAALSKDIVLIGDSVGGNLIMSLTQRLIQKKKEIPGKLILITPVFDASLTNKDINAIEPKDPMLGLKGVLSAKKIAAGNFDLKDEIISPIYGSFDGFPKTDIYIGEYDIMYPDAKIGANKMKKEGVEVQLMDGAKMPHIFPLLPILPEAKIALNQIIKSLKE, via the coding sequence ATGTTAAGAAAGCTTACATTTTTTATTTTAAGAGCTATGGGAATAAAAAAAATATTCTCTGAATCTCCTATTAATTATAAGAAGCTGAGAAAAACTGATAGAAAAAAGCTACCAAAAAGTTTCTATAAAAAGTTCAATGTAGGTGAGTTGGATATTGAAGAAACTAAAATTTATAAAATTGAAAATAAGGGTGAAACTGCTAAGGAATTAGTGATTTTTATTCATGGTGGAGCTTTTATTTCTGGACCTGCTGAACATCATTGGAAAGCTGTAGAGAAAATAGTTAAATATTCAGGTAAGAATGTTTGGTTATTAGATTATCCTAAGGCACCAGAATACACAATAAAACAGATCTGTGATAATATAGATGCTGTATTTGAGTTTGCTATTCAAACTGCAGCTTTGTCAAAGGATATAGTTCTTATTGGCGATTCTGTTGGAGGAAATCTTATAATGTCTCTTACACAACGTCTCATTCAAAAGAAAAAGGAAATACCAGGTAAGTTAATTTTAATTACGCCAGTTTTCGATGCAAGTTTGACTAACAAGGATATAAATGCAATTGAACCAAAAGATCCAATGCTAGGACTAAAAGGTGTTTTGTCTGCAAAAAAAATAGCAGCAGGAAATTTTGATTTAAAAGATGAAATAATCTCTCCGATATATGGAAGTTTTGATGGGTTTCCAAAAACAGATATTTACATAGGAGAGTATGATATTATGTATCCAGATGCTAAAATTGGTGCTAATAAAATGAAGAAAGAAGGGGTGGAGGTTCAGTTGATGGATGGCGCAAAAATGCCCCACATTTTTCCGTTATTACCAATTTTACCTGAAGCAAAAATAGCTTTGAATCAAATTATTAAAAGTTTAAAAGAATAA
- a CDS encoding hydroxymethylpyrimidine/phosphomethylpyrimidine kinase, translated as MKTRPYILTIAGFDPSNGAGLTADIKTFEALKCYGLAVCTANTIQNDIEFKDCHWISKSIIKKQIEVLFTKFKIDVVKIGIVENWKILSEIIDFLVQFNPAAKIILDPVLNTSSGFTFHKDFTEEDFEEVLSKIYLLTPNYKEIQSLYPNKTVEETLSHIQTKTNVFLKGGHNEERLGVDFLFSKEGKEFSFNPKKGKYHEKHGSGCVLSSAIASYITLKYPLMKSCFKGKRYVEKVLSSNKILLGYHG; from the coding sequence TTGAAAACTAGACCTTACATATTAACAATTGCAGGATTTGATCCATCAAATGGAGCGGGTCTTACGGCAGACATAAAAACCTTTGAGGCTTTAAAATGTTATGGATTGGCAGTTTGTACAGCCAATACCATCCAAAACGATATTGAGTTTAAAGATTGTCATTGGATTTCGAAATCCATTATAAAAAAACAGATTGAAGTTTTATTTACAAAGTTCAAAATTGATGTTGTAAAAATTGGAATTGTGGAAAACTGGAAGATTTTATCTGAGATTATTGATTTTTTGGTGCAATTCAATCCAGCTGCAAAAATCATTTTAGATCCAGTTTTAAACACTTCTTCAGGATTTACTTTTCACAAAGATTTTACAGAAGAAGATTTCGAAGAGGTACTTTCTAAAATTTATTTATTGACACCAAATTATAAGGAAATACAAAGTTTGTATCCAAATAAAACAGTTGAAGAAACATTATCCCACATACAGACTAAAACGAATGTTTTCTTAAAAGGCGGACATAACGAAGAAAGATTGGGAGTTGACTTTTTGTTTTCGAAAGAAGGTAAAGAATTTTCATTCAATCCAAAGAAAGGAAAGTATCATGAAAAACATGGAAGTGGTTGTGTATTATCTTCAGCAATTGCAAGTTATATTACGTTAAAATATCCTTTGATGAAATCCTGTTTTAAAGGAAAACGTTATGTGGAAAAAGTATTGAGTTCAAATAAAATATTATTAGGTTATCATGGATAA
- the thiH gene encoding 2-iminoacetate synthase ThiH has product MLTNSSFKNIFERYNWDEVLQSILSKTTLDVKRAIASEKRTFEDFKALISPAAKPYLEEMAQISNQVTKKRFGNTIQMYAPMYLSNECQNICTYCGFSFTNKIPRRTLTDTEILKEVEFLKNKGYDHILLVTGEANRTVGVDYIKNAIQLIKSHFANITIEVQPLDQNEYELLKENGLYAVLVYQETYHKEEYKKHHPKGKKSNFDYRLETPDRLGKAGVHKIGLGALFGLEDWRADSFFTALHLKYLQKTYWKTKYSISFPRLRPHSGGLEPKVEMTDSDLVQLICAYRMFDEDVELSISTRESEIFRNHIVHLGITSISAESKTNPGGYAVEPQSLEQFEISDERTTEEVAEMLKNQGLEVVWKDWEHFN; this is encoded by the coding sequence ATGTTGACAAATAGTAGCTTCAAAAATATATTTGAGCGGTATAATTGGGACGAGGTTTTACAAAGTATTTTGTCCAAAACAACTCTAGACGTCAAGCGAGCAATAGCTTCAGAGAAGCGAACTTTTGAAGATTTTAAAGCACTAATTTCTCCAGCGGCAAAACCGTATTTGGAAGAAATGGCTCAGATTAGTAATCAAGTTACTAAGAAGAGGTTTGGTAATACCATTCAAATGTATGCTCCAATGTATTTAAGTAACGAATGTCAAAATATTTGTACCTATTGTGGTTTTAGTTTTACTAATAAAATTCCAAGAAGAACCCTAACGGATACTGAAATTTTAAAGGAAGTTGAGTTTCTAAAAAATAAGGGTTATGATCATATTCTATTAGTTACTGGAGAGGCAAATAGAACAGTTGGTGTTGATTATATTAAAAATGCTATTCAGTTGATTAAATCACATTTTGCAAACATTACTATTGAGGTTCAACCTTTAGATCAAAATGAGTATGAATTATTAAAAGAGAATGGATTGTATGCTGTTTTAGTGTATCAAGAGACTTATCATAAAGAAGAATATAAAAAACACCATCCTAAAGGTAAAAAGTCAAACTTTGATTATCGCTTGGAAACTCCTGACAGATTGGGAAAAGCGGGAGTTCATAAAATCGGATTAGGAGCTTTGTTTGGGCTGGAAGATTGGAGAGCTGATAGTTTTTTTACAGCATTACATTTAAAATATCTACAAAAGACATATTGGAAAACAAAGTACTCAATATCTTTTCCAAGACTACGCCCACATTCTGGTGGTTTAGAGCCGAAGGTAGAAATGACTGATTCAGATTTAGTCCAATTAATTTGTGCTTACCGAATGTTTGATGAAGATGTAGAATTGTCTATTTCAACAAGAGAAAGTGAAATTTTTAGAAATCACATTGTACACCTGGGAATTACATCAATTAGCGCAGAGTCTAAGACTAATCCAGGTGGTTATGCTGTGGAACCTCAGTCTTTAGAACAGTTTGAAATTTCAGATGAACGAACTACAGAGGAAGTAGCTGAAATGTTAAAAAATCAAGGTTTAGAAGTAGTTTGGAAGGATTGGGAACATTTTAATTAA
- the pafA gene encoding alkaline phosphatase PafA: protein MKIQNKLLLYFFTVSLFNCVSKEKETTTRTSTPKLVIGIVVDQMRYDYLQRFNSKYGEGGFKRLLNQGFSLENAHYNYIPTYTAVGHASIFTGTTPDNHGIIGNYWYDKYLKKSIYCVDDDRHTTVGNDGKGGKKSPYRMFTTTISDQLKLAQNMKGKTIGIGIKDRSAILPAGHTADAAYWFDGGSVGHWISSSFYMNNLPNWVNKFNSLGKADEYLSKPWNTLYDISTYTESIADDNNFEETFKGEEKPVFPHDIPSLRDKNNNYSIIKAIPAGNSITTDFAIAAIEGEKLGQNDYTDFLTLSYSSTDYVGHQFGVDSKEIQDTYLRLDKDLERLFTFLDTNVGKNNYTIFLTADHAAVQVPAYLNSVKIPANYLAGKKLTNFIKTKTKEKFNNDNLIENVSNFQVFLNKEEIKKARLSANGVSNYIVEEVINFDGIYKAVTAKAMQENYFEYGIMSSLQKGYNQKLSGDVLLIPNPSTIIYPKKGSTHGSGYSYDTHIPIIFYGNGIKFGKTAKKYEIIDIAPTIATMLKVEFPNGSTGKVIEEALK from the coding sequence ATGAAAATTCAAAATAAACTATTACTGTATTTTTTTACAGTCTCTCTTTTTAATTGTGTTTCTAAGGAAAAAGAAACTACAACAAGAACATCTACTCCGAAATTAGTTATTGGTATTGTTGTAGATCAAATGCGTTATGACTATTTACAGCGATTTAATTCAAAATACGGCGAGGGTGGTTTCAAGAGATTATTAAATCAAGGGTTCTCATTAGAAAATGCACATTACAACTACATTCCAACTTACACCGCTGTTGGACATGCTTCTATTTTCACAGGCACAACACCTGATAATCACGGTATAATAGGTAATTACTGGTACGATAAATATTTAAAAAAATCCATTTACTGTGTTGATGACGATAGACATACCACAGTTGGAAATGATGGTAAAGGAGGAAAAAAGTCTCCATATAGAATGTTTACCACTACTATTTCAGATCAGTTGAAACTTGCTCAAAACATGAAAGGTAAGACTATTGGTATCGGTATAAAAGATCGTTCTGCTATTTTACCAGCTGGCCATACAGCCGATGCTGCCTATTGGTTTGACGGAGGTAGTGTAGGACATTGGATTAGCTCTTCATTTTATATGAATAATTTACCTAACTGGGTTAACAAGTTTAATTCATTAGGTAAGGCCGATGAATATTTAAGTAAGCCCTGGAATACACTTTATGACATTTCAACTTATACAGAAAGTATTGCTGATGATAATAATTTTGAAGAGACTTTTAAAGGTGAAGAAAAACCTGTTTTCCCGCATGATATTCCTAGTTTGAGAGATAAAAACAACAATTATAGTATTATAAAAGCTATTCCTGCTGGAAATTCTATAACTACAGATTTTGCAATTGCTGCCATTGAAGGAGAAAAATTAGGACAAAATGATTATACTGACTTTTTAACTTTAAGCTACTCTTCCACAGATTATGTTGGACACCAATTCGGAGTAGATTCAAAAGAAATTCAAGACACTTATTTAAGGTTGGATAAAGACTTAGAACGTTTGTTTACTTTTTTAGATACAAATGTTGGTAAAAATAATTATACTATATTCTTAACAGCTGATCATGCTGCTGTACAAGTTCCAGCATATTTAAATTCTGTAAAGATTCCAGCGAATTATTTGGCTGGAAAAAAACTAACAAATTTTATTAAAACAAAGACAAAAGAAAAATTTAATAATGACAACTTAATTGAAAATGTTTCTAACTTTCAAGTATTCTTAAATAAAGAAGAAATCAAAAAAGCAAGACTGTCTGCAAATGGAGTTTCAAATTATATCGTTGAAGAAGTCATTAATTTCGATGGAATTTATAAAGCTGTTACAGCGAAAGCAATGCAAGAAAACTATTTTGAATATGGAATTATGAGTTCTTTACAAAAAGGATATAATCAAAAACTCTCGGGAGATGTTTTATTAATTCCTAATCCCTCAACTATTATCTATCCGAAAAAAGGGTCAACACATGGTTCTGGATATTCATATGATACACACATCCCAATAATTTTCTATGGTAATGGAATTAAGTTTGGCAAAACTGCTAAGAAATATGAAATCATTGATATTGCTCCTACAATTGCAACAATGTTAAAAGTTGAATTTCCGAATGGTTCAACTGGAAAAGTTATAGAGGAAGCTTTAAAATAA
- a CDS encoding thiazole synthase: MSLKIADKTFSSRLFTGTGKFSSSELMRDAILESESELVTVALKRVDVENEDDDILTHLNHDRINLLPNTSGVRNAKEAVFAAELSRQALETNWVKLEIHPDPKYLLPDPIETLKAAEELVKKGFVVMPYIHADPVLCKRLEEVGTQCVMPLGAPIGSNKGLKTLEFLEIIIEQSNVPVIVDAGIGAPSHAAHAIELGADAVLVNTAIAVSQNPIAMAKAFKMAVEAGRIAYEAKLAPIKRNAEASSPLTSFLN; encoded by the coding sequence ATGAGTTTAAAAATAGCAGACAAAACATTTTCATCACGCTTATTTACAGGAACAGGAAAGTTTAGTTCTTCTGAATTAATGCGAGATGCAATATTGGAAAGCGAAAGTGAATTAGTAACTGTTGCTTTAAAAAGAGTAGATGTAGAAAATGAAGATGATGATATATTAACACATTTAAATCATGATCGAATCAATTTACTCCCAAATACTTCTGGGGTTAGAAATGCAAAAGAAGCAGTTTTTGCAGCCGAACTTTCAAGACAAGCACTAGAAACAAATTGGGTAAAATTAGAAATCCACCCTGATCCAAAGTACTTATTGCCTGATCCCATTGAAACACTGAAAGCAGCGGAGGAATTAGTGAAAAAAGGATTTGTTGTAATGCCATATATTCATGCAGATCCAGTGTTGTGCAAAAGACTAGAAGAAGTAGGAACGCAATGTGTAATGCCGTTAGGAGCTCCAATTGGAAGTAATAAAGGTTTAAAAACATTAGAGTTTTTAGAAATTATTATCGAACAATCAAATGTCCCAGTTATTGTAGATGCAGGAATCGGTGCTCCATCTCATGCCGCACATGCTATTGAGTTAGGTGCGGATGCAGTTTTGGTTAATACTGCCATTGCTGTTTCACAAAATCCAATAGCAATGGCGAAAGCTTTTAAAATGGCAGTGGAAGCAGGTAGAATTGCTTATGAAGCGAAATTAGCTCCTATAAAGAGAAATGCTGAAGCAAGTAGTCCATTAACTTCATTTTTAAATTAG
- a CDS encoding MlaE family ABC transporter permease produces MNYIEHVGKYFAMLGQVFKTPQKFRVFWEALFREIEQLGLKSIGIIAFISFFIGGVIALQTALNISDPLIPKMLIGFATKRSIILEFAPTFCSIILAGKVGSYITSSIGSMRVTEQIDALEIMGVNSLNYLVLPKIIATVLFYPFLIILGMFLGIFGGWVAGLATGMFFEADYIYGIQFDFDAYLVFYALVKTVVFAFIIATVPSYHGYYVRGGSLGVGKASTQSVVWTIVVIVIANYFLTQMLLT; encoded by the coding sequence ATGAATTATATCGAGCATGTTGGAAAATACTTTGCGATGCTTGGTCAGGTTTTTAAAACACCACAAAAGTTTCGAGTTTTTTGGGAAGCACTATTTCGTGAGATTGAGCAATTAGGTTTAAAATCTATTGGAATAATTGCGTTCATATCATTTTTTATTGGTGGCGTTATTGCACTCCAAACAGCACTGAATATTAGTGATCCTTTAATTCCTAAAATGTTGATTGGTTTTGCTACTAAAAGATCTATTATACTTGAGTTTGCACCAACTTTTTGTTCAATTATTTTAGCAGGAAAAGTAGGTTCTTATATAACTTCTAGTATTGGGAGTATGAGAGTTACAGAGCAAATTGATGCCTTGGAAATTATGGGAGTTAATTCTTTGAATTATTTAGTTCTTCCGAAAATTATAGCAACAGTATTATTTTATCCATTCTTAATTATTCTGGGAATGTTTTTAGGAATCTTTGGAGGTTGGGTCGCAGGGCTAGCAACAGGTATGTTTTTTGAGGCCGATTACATTTACGGTATTCAGTTTGATTTTGATGCTTACTTAGTATTTTATGCACTTGTAAAAACTGTGGTTTTTGCCTTTATCATTGCCACTGTACCTTCTTATCATGGGTACTATGTAAGGGGAGGTTCTTTGGGAGTTGGTAAAGCTAGTACACAATCGGTTGTATGGACAATAGTTGTTATTGTAATCGCTAATTATTTCTTAACTCAAATGTTATTAACGTAG